From one Odontesthes bonariensis isolate fOdoBon6 chromosome 14, fOdoBon6.hap1, whole genome shotgun sequence genomic stretch:
- the LOC142398513 gene encoding E3 ubiquitin-protein ligase TRIM21-like — protein MSAGSNLRSEDQFLCCICLDVFTDPVSTPCGHNFCKSCITQHWDVNVLYECPMCKENFSTRPQLRVNTLFSELVAEFRRGAQQKASSSSSEQQAARPGEVPCDVCTGTKLKALKSCLMCLASYCETHLEPHLTASRLKRHQLTEPVENLEDRMCKQHDKPLELFCKTDQTCVCSLCSVLDHKTHEFVPLREEYEGKKAELGKTEAEIQQMIQKRRLKIQEVKESVKISEDAADREKAEGVQVFTALKESAERGLKELIKEIQDKQETTEKQAEDLIKDLEQEISELMKRSSEVEQLSRSEDHLHLLQSFSSLKAAPPTKDWTEVSVRPSSYEGTVVRAVAELQETLSEMMKKLFAEAELKRLRQDAVDVTLDPDTAHPGLMLSEDGKQVNHCDVGKDLPDNPERFSKCVNVLGNQSFSSGRFYFEVQVKGKTAWDVGVARESINRKGNITVRPQNGFWIVWLRNGNEYKALAGPAVRLSLQSVPEKVGVFVDYEQGLVSFYDADAAALIYSFTGCCFTHKLHPYFSPSLNYGGKNSAPLIICPVNQTV, from the coding sequence ATGTCTGCTGGCAGCAACCTGCGATCTGAGGATCAGTTTCTGTGCTGCATCTGTCTGGATGTGTTCACCGATCCAGTCAGCACACCATGTGGACACAACTTCTGCAAAAGCTGCATCACTCAACACTGGGATGTTAATGTTCTGTACGAGTGTCCCATGTGCAAAGAGAACTTCAGCACTCGACCTCAGCTGAGAGTCAACACTTTGTTCTCTGAGCTGGTTGCTGAGTTCAGACGTGGAGCTCAGCAGaaagccagcagcagcagctcagagcaaCAAGCTGCCAGACCAGGAGAAGTTCCCTGTGACGTCTGCACTGGAACCAAACTGAAGGCCCTGAAGTCCTGCCTCATGTGTTTGGCCTCCTACTGTGAGACTCACCTGGAGCCTCATCTGACAGCTTCACGTCTGAAAAGACACCAGCTGACGGAGCCGGTGGAGAACCTGGAGGACAGGATGTGTAAGCAGCACGATAAACCTCTGGAGCTGTTCTGTAAGACCGACCAGACATGCGTCTGCTCGCTCTGCTCTGTTTTAGACCACAAGACTCATGAGTTTGTTCCTCTGAGAGAAGAATATGAAGGAAAGAAGGCAGAGCTGGGGAAGACAGAGGCTGAAATCCAGCAGATGATCCAGAAGAGACGACTGAAGATTCAGGAGGTCAAAGAGTCGGTGAAGATCAGCGAAGATgctgcagacagagagaaagcagaAGGTGTTCAGGTCTTCACTGCTCTGAAGGAGTCTGCTGAGAGAGGCCTGAAGGAGCTGATAAAGGAGATCCAAGACAAACAGGAAACTACTGAGAAACAGGCTGAAGACCTCATCAAAGATCTGGAACAGGAGATCTCTGAGCTGATGAAGAGGAGCTCTGAGGTGGAGCAGCTGTCACGCTCTGAagaccacctccacctcctccaaaGCTTCTCCTCCCTGAAAGCTGCTCCACCCACCAAGGACTGGACAGAGGTCAGCGTCCGTCCATCATCATATGAGGGGACTGTGGTGAGGGCTGTGGCTGAGCTGCAGGAGACACTCAGTGAAATGATGAAGAAGCTGTTTGCTGAGGCTGAGCTGAAGAGGCTCCGGCAGGATGCAGTGGATGTTACTCTGGATCCTGATACAGCTCATCCTGGACTCATGCTGTCTGAGGATGGAAAACAAGTGAATCACTGTGATGTGGGGAAGGATCTTCCAGATAATCCAGAGAGATTTTCAAAGTGTGTTAATGTTTTAGGAAATCAGAGTTTCTCTTCAGGCAGATTTTACTTTGAGGTTCAggttaaaggaaaaactgcCTGGGATGTAGGAGTGGCCAGAGAGTCGATCAACAGGAAGGGAAACATCACAGTGAGACCTCAGAACGGTTTCTGGATTGTATGGTTGAGAAATGGAAATGAGTACAAAGCTCTTGCTGGTCCTGCAGTCCGTCTCAGTCTTCAGTCTGTTCCTGAGaaggtgggggtgtttgtggaTTATGAGCAGGGTCTGGTCTCCTTTTATGATGCTGATGCGGCAGCTCTGATCTACTCCTTTACTGGCTGCTGCTTCACTCACAAACTCCACCCGTACTTTAGTCCTAGTCTGAATTATGGTGGTAAAAACTCAGCTCCTCTGATCATCTGTCCTGTCAATCAAACTGTCTGA
- the LOC142398515 gene encoding E3 ubiquitin-protein ligase TRIM21-like, which yields MSAGSNLRSEDQFLCSICLDVFTDPVSTPCGHNFCKSCITQHWDVNVLYDCPMCKENFSTRPQLRVNTLFSELVAELRREAQQKASSSSSEQQAARPGEVPCDVCTGTKLKALKSCLMCLASYCETHLEPHLTASRLKRHQLTEPVENLEDRMCKQHDKPLELFCKTDQTCVCMLCSVLDHKTHEFVPLREEYEGKKAELGKTEAEIQQMIQKRRLKIQEVKESVKISEDAADREKAEGVQVFTALKESAERGLKELIKEIQDKQETTEKQAEDLIKDLEQEISELMKRSSEVEQLSRSEDHLHLLQSFSSLKAAPPTKDWTEVSVRPSSYEGTVVRAVAELQETLSEMMKKLFAEAELKRLQQDAVDVTLDPDTAHPQLMLSEDGKQVNHCDVGKDLPDNPERFSYCVNVLGNQSFSSGRFYFEVQVKGKTAWDVGVARESINRKGKITVSPQNGFWIVWLRNGNEYKALAGPAVRLSLQSVPEKVGVFVDYEQGLVSFYDADAAALIYSFTGCCFTHKLHPFFSPCNNDGGKNSAPLIICPVNQTV from the coding sequence ATGTCTGCTGGCAGCAACCTGCGATCTGAGGATCAGTTTCTGTGCTCCATCTGTCTGGATGTGTTCACCGATCCAGTCAGCACACCATGTGGACACAACTTCTGCAAAAGCTGCATCACTCAACACTGGGATGTTAATGTTCTGTATGACTGTCCCATGTGCAAAGAGAACTTCAGCACTCGACCTCAGCTGAGAGTCAACACTTTGTTCTCTGAGCTGGTTGCTGAGCTCAGACGTGAAGCTCAGCAGaaagccagcagcagcagctcagagcaaCAAGCTGCCAGACCAGGAGAAGTTCCCTGTGACGTCTGCACTGGAACCAAACTGAAGGCCCTGAAGTCCTGCCTGATGTGTTTGGCCTCCTACTGTGAGACTCACCTGGAGCCTCATCTGACAGCTTCACGTCTGAAAAGACACCAGCTGACGGAGCCTGTGGAGAACCTGGAGGACAGGATGTGTAAGCAGCACGATAAACCTCTGGAGCTGTTCTGTAAGACCGACCAGACATGCGTCTGCATGCTCTGCTCTGTTTTAGACCACAAGACTCATGAGTTTGTTCCTCTGAGAGAAGAATATGAAGGAAAGAAGGCAGAGCTGGGGAAGACAGAGGCTGAAATCCAGCAGATGATCCAGAAGAGACGACTGAAGATTCAGGAGGTCAAAGAGTCGGTGAAGATCAGCGAAGATgctgcagacagagagaaagcagaAGGTGTTCAGGTCTTCACTGCTCTGAAGGAGTCTGCTGAGAGAGGCCTGAAGGAGCTGATAAAGGAGATCCAAGACAAACAGGAAACTACTGAGAAACAGGCTGAAGACCTCATCAAAGATCTGGAACAGGAGATCTCTGAGCTGATGAAGAGGAGCTCTGAGGTGGAGCAGCTGTCACGCTCTGAAGACCACCTCCACCTTCTCCAAAGCTTCTCCTCCCTGAAAGCTGCTCCACCCACCAAGGACTGGACAGAGGTCAGCGTCCGTCCATCATCATATGAGGGGACTGTGGTGAGGGCTGTGGCTGAGCTGCAGGAGACACTCAGTGAAATGATGAAGAAGCTGTTTGCTGAGGCTGAGCTGAAGAGGCTCCAGCAGGATGCAGTGGATGTCACTCTGGATCCTGATACGGCTCATCCTCAACTCATGCTGTCTGAGGATGGAAAACAAGTGAATCACTGTGATGTGGGGAAGGATCTTCCAGATAATCCAGAGAGATTTTCTTATTGTGTTAATGTTTTAGGAAATCAGAGTTTCTCTTCAGGCAGATTTTACTTTGAGGTTCAggttaaaggaaaaactgcCTGGGATGTAGGAGTGGCCAGAGAGTCGATCAACAGGAAGGGAAAAATAACAGTGAGTCCTCAGAACGGTTTCTGGATTGTATGGTTGAGAAATGGAAATGAGTACAAAGCTCTTGCTGGTCCTGCAGTCCGTCTCAGTCTTCAGTCTGTCCCTGAGaaggtgggggtgtttgtggaTTATGAGCAGGGTCTGGTCTCCTTTTatgatgctgatgctgcagcTCTGATCTACTCCTTTACTGGCTGCTGCTTCACTCACAAACTCCACCCGTTCTTTAGTCCCTGTAACAATGATGGTGGTAAAAACTCAGCTCCTCTGATCATCTGTCCTGTCAATCAAACTGTCTGA